Proteins from one Hyla sarda isolate aHylSar1 unplaced genomic scaffold, aHylSar1.hap1 scaffold_3299, whole genome shotgun sequence genomic window:
- the ACYP1 gene encoding LOW QUALITY PROTEIN: acylphosphatase-1 (The sequence of the model RefSeq protein was modified relative to this genomic sequence to represent the inferred CDS: deleted 1 base in 1 codon) → MTEADSLISQDFEVFGKVQGVFFRKYTQAEGTRLGLVGWVQNTEHGTVKGHLQGPVTKVREMQQWLQETGSPKSRITRAQFHNEKKIQHLEHGSFQIRK, encoded by the exons ATGACAGAGGCTGACTCTCTTATCTCTCAGGATTTTGAGGTGTTTGGGAAGGTTCAAGGAGTTTTCTTTCGCAAGTACACCCAG GCGGAGGGGACTCGTCTGGGTCTGGTCGGATGGGTACAGAATACAGAACAT GGAACTGTCAAGGGTCACTTACAAGGCCCTGTAACCAAAGTGCGGGAGATGCAGCAATGGCTGCAGGAAACAGGGAGCCCAAAGTCCAGAATCACAAGGGCCCAATTCCACAATGAAAAGAAGATCCAACATCTGGAACACGGCAGCTTCCAGATCCGCAAGTGA